In the genome of Pirellulales bacterium, one region contains:
- the atpD gene encoding F0F1 ATP synthase subunit beta, producing the protein MATATAPAKHASAARAAEKNLGRVTQVIGSTFDVEFTEDRLPAIYNAITVDANVKGAKIHLTGEVQQHLGGGRVRCVALGSTDGMVRGMEVVDTGGPVTVPVGEATLGRVFNLLGEPIDNRGPVAAEERWPIHRDAPPVTDLSTKTEVFETGIKVIDLLTPFVRGGKAGLFGGAGLGKTVILTELIARIASAHGGYSVFAGVGERTREGTDLWLEMQEAKIGDTGRHVIEQTCMVFGQMNEPPGARLRVALSALTMAEYFRDKTGADTLLFIDNIFRFSQAGSEVSALLGRMPSAVGYQPTLGTEMGALQERIASTSRGAITSVQAVYVPADDPTDPAPATAFGQLDAFLYLERAISEKGIYPAVDPLASSSRILDPQYVGDRHYAIARRVQGILQRYRELQDIIAILGVEELSEEDKQVVNRARRIERFLSQPFLVAEVFTGKPGEITPLRETIRSFEEICDGKWDHLPEQAFMYIGAIEQAEEQAKKMAAGK; encoded by the coding sequence ATGGCCACTGCAACCGCACCCGCAAAACATGCTTCTGCCGCTCGCGCCGCCGAGAAAAACCTCGGTCGTGTGACCCAAGTCATCGGTTCGACATTTGATGTTGAATTTACCGAAGACCGCCTACCGGCGATTTACAACGCCATTACCGTCGACGCCAACGTGAAGGGCGCGAAAATTCATCTTACCGGCGAAGTTCAGCAGCACCTCGGCGGCGGCCGGGTGCGTTGCGTCGCCCTGGGCAGCACCGATGGGATGGTCCGCGGCATGGAAGTGGTCGATACCGGCGGCCCAGTGACTGTGCCTGTGGGTGAAGCTACGCTCGGCCGTGTGTTCAATTTGCTCGGCGAACCAATCGACAACCGCGGACCGGTCGCTGCTGAAGAGCGCTGGCCGATTCACCGCGATGCCCCGCCAGTGACCGACCTCTCAACCAAGACCGAAGTGTTCGAAACGGGCATCAAGGTCATCGATTTGCTCACGCCCTTCGTCCGCGGCGGTAAAGCAGGCCTGTTTGGCGGTGCTGGTCTGGGCAAGACGGTCATTCTCACCGAGTTGATTGCCCGTATCGCCAGTGCCCACGGTGGATATTCGGTGTTTGCCGGTGTCGGCGAGCGAACTCGGGAGGGAACTGATCTATGGCTGGAAATGCAAGAGGCCAAGATCGGCGACACGGGCCGTCACGTGATCGAGCAAACCTGCATGGTGTTTGGCCAAATGAACGAGCCTCCAGGAGCCCGCTTGCGCGTCGCCCTCTCGGCGCTGACGATGGCCGAGTACTTCCGAGATAAAACGGGAGCCGACACGCTGCTGTTTATCGACAATATATTCCGCTTTTCGCAGGCGGGGAGCGAAGTGTCGGCCCTGCTGGGACGGATGCCCAGCGCTGTGGGTTACCAGCCGACGCTCGGCACCGAAATGGGTGCCTTACAAGAGCGAATCGCGTCGACCAGCCGAGGGGCCATCACGAGTGTGCAAGCCGTGTACGTGCCTGCCGACGATCCGACAGATCCTGCGCCGGCCACTGCGTTCGGCCAGCTCGATGCGTTCCTTTACTTGGAGCGTGCGATCTCGGAAAAAGGCATTTATCCCGCCGTCGATCCGCTGGCTTCATCGAGCCGCATTTTGGACCCGCAGTATGTCGGCGATCGGCACTATGCCATCGCCCGCCGCGTGCAAGGCATTTTGCAGCGATATCGCGAATTGCAAGACATTATCGCGATTCTCGGTGTCGAAGAATTGAGCGAAGAAGACAAGCAAGTGGTCAATCGGGCCCGTCGCATAGAACGCTTCCTCTCGCAACCCTTCCTGGTGGCCGAAGTGTTCACCGGCAAGCCGGGCGAGATCACCCCGCTCCGCGAAACGATTCGCAGTTTCGAGGAGATCTGCGACGGCAAGTGGGACCATCTTCCGGAACAGGCGTTCATGTATATCGGTGCGATCGAGCAAGCCGAGGAGCAAGCCAAGAAAATGGCGGCCGGCAAATAG